From a region of the Streptomyces venezuelae genome:
- a CDS encoding Lrp/AsnC family transcriptional regulator has translation MRLNDLDERIVHALAEDARRSYADIGSEVGLSAPAVKRRVDRLRAEGAITGFTVRVDPAAMGWETEGFIEIYCRHNTSPDDIRRGLERYPEVVAASTVTGDADALVQVFASDMRHFERVLERIAGEPFVERTKSVLVLSPLLRRFTSGAPA, from the coding sequence GTGCGACTGAACGATCTCGACGAACGCATCGTGCACGCCCTCGCCGAGGACGCCCGGCGTTCCTACGCGGACATCGGCTCCGAGGTCGGTCTCTCGGCCCCCGCCGTGAAGCGGCGCGTGGACCGGCTGCGTGCCGAAGGCGCCATCACCGGCTTCACGGTCCGGGTGGACCCGGCCGCGATGGGCTGGGAGACCGAGGGCTTCATCGAGATCTACTGCCGCCACAACACCTCGCCGGACGACATCCGGCGAGGGTTGGAGCGGTACCCCGAGGTGGTGGCCGCGTCGACCGTCACCGGCGACGCGGACGCCCTCGTCCAGGTCTTCGCCTCGGACATGCGCCACTTCGAGAGGGTCCTGGAACGCATCGCGGGCGAGCCGTTCGTGGAACGCACCAAGTCGGTGCTCGTCCTCTCCCCGCTCCTGCGCCGCTTCACCTCGGGCGCCCCGGCCTAG
- a CDS encoding IS481 family transposase, producing the protein MPHRNAPLTETGRLRLARCVVVDGWPLRRAAERFQVSPTTAQRWAIRYRALGEAGMADHSSRPHHSPRRTATRTERRIIKVRIQRRWGPARIAHLLGLAPSTVHRVLARFGLARLTHLDRATGRVIRRYERERPGELVHVDIKKLGNIPDGGGHKTLGRQAGRKTKTGVGYQYIHTAVDDHSRLAYSEIHADEKKETATAFWSRAQAYYASAGITVERVLTDNGSCYKSHAWRDLLAAAGIAHKRTRPYRPQTNGKVERLNRTLLDEWAYARPYRSEQERRDAFPQWLHTYNHHRGHTALAGKPPASRVPNLTGQYT; encoded by the coding sequence GTGCCCCACCGTAATGCACCCCTGACCGAGACCGGACGACTACGCCTGGCCCGTTGTGTGGTCGTGGACGGCTGGCCCCTTCGGCGGGCTGCCGAGCGTTTCCAGGTCTCGCCGACCACCGCCCAGCGGTGGGCTATCCGCTACCGGGCCCTGGGCGAGGCCGGTATGGCCGACCATTCCTCCCGACCGCACCACAGCCCTCGCCGGACCGCGACCCGCACCGAACGCCGGATCATCAAGGTCCGCATCCAGCGGCGGTGGGGTCCGGCCCGCATCGCCCACCTGCTGGGCCTGGCGCCCTCGACCGTGCACCGTGTGCTGGCCCGGTTCGGCCTGGCCCGCCTGACGCATCTGGACCGGGCCACCGGCCGTGTCATACGCCGCTACGAACGTGAGCGTCCGGGCGAACTCGTCCACGTCGACATCAAAAAGCTCGGCAACATCCCCGACGGCGGCGGCCACAAGACCCTCGGCCGGCAGGCCGGCCGCAAAACCAAGACCGGCGTCGGCTACCAGTACATCCACACCGCCGTCGACGACCACTCCCGCCTCGCCTACAGCGAGATCCACGCCGACGAGAAGAAGGAAACCGCCACGGCCTTCTGGAGCAGGGCCCAGGCCTACTACGCCAGTGCCGGAATCACCGTCGAACGGGTCCTGACCGACAACGGCTCCTGCTACAAGTCCCACGCCTGGCGTGACCTGCTGGCAGCGGCCGGGATCGCCCACAAGCGAACCCGGCCCTACCGGCCCCAGACCAACGGCAAGGTCGAACGACTGAACCGGACCCTGCTGGACGAGTGGGCCTACGCCCGCCCCTACCGCTCCGAGCAGGAACGACGCGACGCCTTCCCCCAATGGCTACACACCTACAATCACCACCGCGGACACACCGCGCTCGCAGGCAAACCACCCGCCAGCCGCGTCCCCAACCTCACTGGGCAATACACCTAG
- a CDS encoding carbon-nitrogen hydrolase family protein — translation MPPLRTALLQSSGVLGDTAENLKALDEAAARAAQSGAGLLVTSEMFLTGYALDLQDIPGLAEAADGTSAQAIGEIARRHGIAVLYGYPESADGVVYNAAQLIGPDGAALANYRKTHLFGCFEQDAFTPGDTPVVQADLNGLRIGIMICYDVEFPENVRAHALAGTDLLLVPTAQMHPFQFVAEQLVPVRAFENQMYIAYVNRTGPEGEFEFVGLSCLASPDGVTRTRAGRGEELVFGEADPELLSASRENNPYLRDRRPGLYASLV, via the coding sequence ATGCCCCCGCTGCGCACCGCCCTCCTCCAGAGCTCCGGCGTTCTCGGCGACACCGCCGAGAACCTCAAGGCGCTCGACGAGGCAGCCGCGCGCGCCGCACAGAGCGGGGCCGGGCTCCTCGTGACCTCGGAGATGTTCCTCACCGGCTACGCGCTGGACCTCCAGGACATCCCCGGCCTCGCCGAAGCGGCCGACGGCACCTCCGCCCAGGCCATCGGCGAGATCGCCCGCCGCCACGGGATCGCGGTCCTGTACGGCTACCCCGAGAGCGCGGACGGCGTCGTCTACAACGCCGCCCAGCTCATCGGCCCCGACGGCGCGGCGCTGGCGAACTACCGCAAGACCCACCTCTTCGGCTGCTTCGAACAGGACGCCTTCACCCCCGGCGACACCCCCGTCGTCCAGGCGGACCTGAACGGCCTCCGCATCGGCATCATGATCTGCTACGACGTGGAGTTCCCCGAGAACGTCCGGGCGCACGCGCTCGCCGGTACCGACCTCCTCCTGGTGCCGACCGCGCAGATGCACCCGTTCCAGTTCGTCGCCGAACAGCTGGTCCCCGTAAGGGCCTTCGAGAACCAGATGTACATCGCGTACGTCAACCGCACCGGCCCGGAAGGCGAGTTCGAGTTCGTCGGACTCAGCTGCCTGGCGAGCCCCGACGGGGTCACCCGGACCCGGGCCGGACGCGGCGAGGAGCTGGTGTTCGGCGAGGCCGACCCCGAGCTGCTGTCCGCCTCGCGCGAGAACAACCCGTACCTGCGCGACCGCCGACCGGGGCTCTACGCCTCCCTCGTCTGA
- a CDS encoding GNAT family N-acetyltransferase, with amino-acid sequence MSPESGTLNGSEVLDNPVWAALTGTHRDFAEFAPAGLAARYTPDTSPFAALADPLDPRAWADLAELAGPGQEVWVTGLLTPPPGWQTLVEVAGVQLDGRGVRAVAAPDAVPLGPDNVPEMLELVGLTRPGPFLDRTVELGTYLGIRHEGRLVAMAGERMRPEGWSEISAVCTHPDHRGRGLADRLVRAVAAEVRERGDQPFLHAAADNTGAVRLYGAMGFTLRRSPLFVGVRTPA; translated from the coding sequence ATGTCCCCCGAAAGCGGCACGCTGAACGGCAGTGAGGTCCTCGACAATCCGGTCTGGGCCGCGCTGACCGGGACGCACCGGGATTTCGCCGAGTTCGCGCCCGCCGGTCTGGCGGCCCGGTACACGCCGGACACCTCCCCCTTCGCGGCGCTCGCCGATCCCCTGGATCCGCGGGCGTGGGCGGATCTGGCCGAGCTGGCCGGTCCGGGGCAGGAGGTCTGGGTGACCGGGCTGCTGACCCCGCCGCCGGGATGGCAGACGCTGGTGGAGGTCGCGGGCGTGCAGCTGGACGGGCGCGGCGTTCGGGCGGTGGCGGCGCCGGATGCGGTGCCGCTCGGGCCGGATAACGTACCGGAGATGCTGGAGCTGGTGGGGCTGACCCGGCCAGGCCCGTTCCTGGACCGTACGGTCGAGCTGGGCACGTACCTCGGGATCCGCCACGAGGGCCGGCTGGTCGCGATGGCCGGGGAGCGGATGCGGCCGGAGGGCTGGTCGGAGATCAGCGCGGTGTGCACGCACCCGGACCACCGGGGCCGGGGCCTGGCGGACCGGCTGGTACGCGCGGTCGCGGCGGAGGTCCGGGAACGCGGGGATCAGCCGTTCCTGCACGCGGCGGCGGACAACACCGGGGCCGTGCGGCTCTACGGGGCGATGGGCTTCACCCTGCGCCGCAGCCCCCTCTTCGTGGGTGTGCGTACCCCGGCCTAG
- a CDS encoding flavin monoamine oxidase family protein, with translation MTSTVPTTAVPHSDGQPPITMFGPDFPYAYDDFLAHPAGLGQIPATELGTEVAVIGGGLSGIISAYELMKMGLKPVVYEADQIGGRLRTVGFEGAETEGLTAEMGAMRFPPSSTALQHYIDLVGLVTEPFPNPLAESTPSTVVDLKGETHYAETIADLPQIYRDVSAAWNACLDEGADFSDMNTAMRERDVPRIREIWAKLVEKLDDETFYGFLCKSEAFKSFRKREIFGQVGFGTGGWDTDFPNSILEILRVVYTEADDHHRGIVGGSQQLPLRLWEREPEKIVHWAQGTSLSSLHDGTPRPAVTRLHRTAGNRITVTDSSGDIRTYRAAIFTAQSWMLLSKIECDDTLFPIDHWTAIERTHYMESSKLFVPVDRPFWLDKDEETGRDVMSMTLTDRMTRGTYLLDNGPDKPAVICLSYTWCDDSLKWLPLSANERMEVMLKSLGEIYPKVDIRRHIIGNPVTVSWEDEPYFMGAFKANLPGHYRYQRRLFTHFMQDRLPEDKRGIFLAGDDISWTAGWAEGAVQTALNAVWGVMHHLGGSTDSTNPGPGDVYDDIAPVELPED, from the coding sequence ATGACGTCCACGGTGCCCACCACCGCCGTCCCGCACAGCGACGGACAGCCGCCGATCACCATGTTCGGTCCGGACTTCCCCTACGCGTACGACGACTTCCTCGCCCACCCGGCCGGCCTCGGCCAGATACCGGCGACCGAGCTCGGCACCGAGGTCGCCGTCATCGGCGGCGGGCTGTCCGGCATCATCTCCGCGTACGAGCTGATGAAGATGGGCCTCAAGCCCGTCGTCTACGAGGCCGACCAGATCGGCGGCCGCCTGCGCACCGTCGGCTTCGAGGGCGCCGAGACCGAGGGCCTCACCGCGGAGATGGGCGCCATGCGCTTCCCGCCGTCCTCCACCGCCCTGCAGCACTACATCGACCTCGTCGGCCTGGTCACGGAGCCCTTCCCGAACCCGCTCGCCGAGTCGACCCCCTCGACGGTCGTCGACCTCAAGGGCGAGACGCACTACGCCGAGACGATCGCGGACCTCCCGCAGATCTACCGCGACGTGTCCGCCGCGTGGAACGCCTGCCTCGACGAGGGCGCCGACTTCTCCGACATGAACACCGCGATGCGCGAGCGGGACGTCCCGCGCATCCGCGAGATCTGGGCGAAGCTCGTCGAGAAGCTCGACGACGAGACCTTCTACGGCTTCCTCTGCAAGTCCGAGGCCTTCAAGTCCTTCCGCAAGCGCGAGATCTTCGGCCAGGTCGGCTTCGGCACGGGCGGCTGGGACACCGACTTCCCGAACTCCATCCTGGAGATCCTGCGCGTCGTCTACACCGAGGCCGACGACCACCACCGCGGCATCGTGGGCGGCTCGCAGCAGCTGCCGCTGCGCCTGTGGGAGCGCGAGCCCGAGAAGATCGTGCACTGGGCCCAGGGCACCTCGCTGTCCTCCCTGCACGACGGCACCCCGCGCCCGGCGGTCACCCGCCTGCACCGCACGGCCGGCAACCGCATCACGGTCACCGACTCCTCCGGCGACATCCGCACGTACCGCGCCGCGATCTTCACGGCCCAGTCCTGGATGCTGCTGTCGAAGATCGAGTGCGACGACACGCTGTTCCCGATCGACCACTGGACGGCGATCGAGCGCACCCACTACATGGAGTCGTCCAAGCTGTTCGTCCCCGTCGACCGGCCGTTCTGGCTGGACAAGGACGAGGAGACCGGCCGTGACGTCATGTCGATGACGCTGACCGACCGGATGACCCGCGGCACGTACCTGCTGGACAACGGACCGGACAAGCCCGCCGTCATCTGCCTCTCGTACACCTGGTGCGACGACAGCCTCAAGTGGCTGCCGCTGTCCGCGAACGAGCGGATGGAGGTCATGCTGAAGTCCCTGGGCGAGATCTACCCCAAGGTCGACATCCGCCGTCACATCATCGGCAACCCGGTCACCGTGTCCTGGGAGGACGAGCCCTACTTCATGGGCGCGTTCAAGGCCAACCTGCCGGGCCACTACCGGTACCAGCGCCGCCTGTTCACCCACTTCATGCAGGACCGCCTCCCCGAGGACAAGCGCGGCATCTTCCTCGCGGGCGACGACATCTCGTGGACGGCCGGCTGGGCCGAGGGCGCGGTCCAGACCGCCCTCAACGCGGTCTGGGGCGTCATGCACCACCTCGGTGGCTCCACGGACTCCACCAACCCGGGCCCGGGCGACGTCTACGACGACATCGCCCCGGTCGAACTCCCCGAGGACTGA
- a CDS encoding DUF5995 family protein, whose protein sequence is MEAVLARMRALEERLPPQDGVAVFNRVYLTVTETLHRRIEHGAFPAPRRAETLSVRFAERYLTAVEAERAPACWRPLLQYRRHPGIRPLQHALAGINAHIGHDLALAVVATCGELGCEPRALEADFDRVGDTLVSLEEHIREDLMPGPDLLEIADPLTHLVGSWSLERARAGAWSAARLLWTLRRAPELAEEFTDSLDAGVGLVGRCLLTPRG, encoded by the coding sequence ATGGAAGCGGTGCTGGCGCGGATGCGCGCCCTGGAGGAGCGGCTCCCGCCGCAGGACGGTGTCGCCGTCTTCAACCGGGTCTACCTGACCGTGACGGAGACCCTGCACCGGCGGATCGAGCACGGCGCCTTCCCGGCGCCCCGGCGGGCGGAGACGCTCAGTGTGCGGTTCGCGGAGCGGTACCTGACGGCGGTCGAGGCGGAGCGGGCCCCGGCCTGCTGGCGTCCGCTGCTGCAGTACCGCCGCCACCCCGGGATCCGCCCGCTCCAGCACGCGCTGGCCGGGATCAACGCGCACATCGGCCACGACCTGGCGCTGGCGGTGGTCGCCACGTGCGGTGAGCTGGGATGTGAACCGCGTGCTCTGGAGGCGGACTTCGACCGGGTCGGGGACACGCTGGTCTCCCTGGAGGAGCACATCCGGGAGGACCTGATGCCGGGCCCGGACCTGTTGGAGATCGCCGACCCGCTGACCCACCTGGTCGGCTCGTGGAGCCTGGAGCGCGCCCGCGCCGGGGCCTGGTCGGCGGCCCGCCTGCTGTGGACGCTGCGCCGGGCGCCTGAACTGGCCGAGGAGTTCACGGACTCGCTCGACGCGGGCGTGGGCCTGGTGGGCCGCTGCCTGCTGACCCCGCGGGGCTGA